A genomic window from Streptomyces sp. NBC_01429 includes:
- a CDS encoding GTP-binding protein — protein MVSVGSADRYLPDTVQQAVKILVVGAFGVGKTTLVGSVSEIEPLRTEEVMTEASVGVDDLAGMDTKKTTTVAMDFGRITLNSRLVLYLFGAPGQRRFWDLWDGLAEGALGVLVIVDTRRLEDSFDVLAQLELRGLPFAVTVNQFPDSEEYTADELRGALDLLPRTPVVMCDARERGPSVDALISLVEYVSTADEVRIKETA, from the coding sequence ATGGTCTCCGTCGGCTCCGCTGACCGCTATCTGCCCGACACGGTCCAGCAGGCCGTCAAGATCCTCGTCGTGGGCGCCTTCGGCGTGGGGAAGACCACGCTGGTCGGGTCCGTGAGCGAGATCGAACCGCTGCGGACCGAGGAGGTGATGACCGAGGCGAGTGTCGGTGTGGACGATCTGGCGGGAATGGACACCAAGAAGACCACCACCGTCGCCATGGACTTCGGCCGGATCACACTCAACTCCCGGCTGGTGCTCTATCTGTTCGGCGCCCCGGGCCAGCGGCGGTTCTGGGACCTGTGGGACGGGCTGGCCGAGGGCGCCCTCGGTGTCCTGGTGATCGTGGACACCCGCAGGCTGGAGGACAGCTTCGACGTGCTGGCCCAACTGGAGCTGCGCGGACTGCCGTTCGCGGTGACGGTCAACCAGTTCCCGGACAGCGAGGAGTACACCGCCGACGAACTGCGCGGCGCGCTGGACCTGTTGCCGCGAACGCCGGTGGTGATGTGCGACGCGCGGGAGCGCGGCCCGTCGGTGGACGCGCTGATCAGTCTCGTCGAGTACGTGTCCACCGCCGACGAGGTACGGATCAAGGAGACCGCCTGA
- a CDS encoding ATP-binding protein: MARSPAPSSRSPRSQPPWLPILALTLAAFAIPVADIAHANGTGAAVAYGVLGLVLLLALVRLRGRHRRAEAEAVELRGRLAEREAETVRRDTGWRSHVEQRISLQSDQVREEVEHLVKERLPAALAGAEIPDPPRAAEGAGPAVTEWFDRLLAEVSEAVEHREESQRLAMVELASRVQTSAHRIQAAVTGLADRYPGDSDLLETTMQIDHAATQQARHAQSLKVLCGEWPGQQWQKPLAMVDVVRAASGRIVGYKRVEVTGDPDVGVTPSVVEPLIHLLAELLANATEYSPPRTGVPVTVRTVQRGAVIEVDDGGLGMDEYRLSEARQIASGCRLLGVGEVGEIPQTGFAVVGRFADRHGFQVDLGPSPYGGVRAVVLVPTVALETLAPAGSAVQSPPVPPLPQASRVPQPAPAPDRAATPAPPAPAVPPSPATPVVPEAPAAPAAPAPPAPPAPVSTGDSGAGSAAGSAGETVLPEQPRERTGRRLPQRRSRRDEYAPAVEAAPTAVTPPGTPEQAGDWMEQFFEGGRADPPSGSDPHEGRQGPSSPTTEPRKD, from the coding sequence ATGGCACGCTCCCCCGCGCCCTCTTCCCGCTCCCCCAGGTCGCAGCCCCCGTGGCTGCCGATCCTCGCCCTGACCCTGGCGGCCTTCGCCATACCGGTGGCGGACATCGCACACGCGAACGGCACTGGCGCAGCCGTCGCATACGGCGTGCTCGGGCTCGTACTGCTTCTCGCGCTGGTCAGGCTGCGCGGCCGGCACCGGCGCGCCGAGGCCGAGGCGGTCGAGCTGCGCGGCCGGCTGGCGGAGCGGGAGGCGGAGACCGTCCGGCGCGACACCGGCTGGCGCTCCCATGTCGAGCAGCGGATCTCGCTCCAGTCCGACCAGGTGCGCGAGGAGGTCGAACACCTCGTCAAGGAGCGGCTTCCGGCCGCCCTGGCCGGGGCGGAGATCCCGGATCCGCCGCGCGCCGCCGAGGGCGCGGGGCCGGCGGTCACCGAGTGGTTCGACCGGCTGCTGGCCGAGGTCTCCGAGGCGGTCGAGCACCGCGAGGAGTCGCAGCGGCTGGCGATGGTGGAGCTGGCGAGCCGGGTACAGACCTCGGCGCACCGGATCCAGGCGGCCGTGACCGGGCTCGCCGACCGCTACCCCGGCGACTCCGATCTGCTGGAGACCACCATGCAGATCGACCACGCGGCCACCCAGCAGGCCCGGCACGCGCAGAGCCTCAAGGTGCTCTGCGGCGAATGGCCGGGACAGCAGTGGCAGAAGCCGCTGGCGATGGTGGACGTGGTACGGGCGGCGTCGGGCCGGATCGTGGGGTACAAGCGCGTCGAGGTGACCGGCGACCCGGATGTCGGGGTCACGCCGTCGGTCGTCGAGCCGCTGATCCATCTGCTGGCAGAACTGCTCGCCAACGCCACGGAGTACTCGCCGCCGCGTACGGGCGTGCCGGTGACGGTGCGTACGGTTCAGCGCGGCGCGGTCATCGAGGTGGACGACGGCGGTCTCGGCATGGACGAGTACCGGCTGTCCGAGGCGCGCCAGATCGCCTCCGGGTGCCGGCTGCTCGGGGTCGGCGAGGTCGGCGAGATCCCGCAGACGGGCTTCGCGGTGGTGGGACGGTTCGCGGACCGGCACGGCTTCCAGGTGGACCTGGGCCCCTCGCCGTACGGCGGGGTCCGCGCGGTGGTGCTGGTGCCCACGGTGGCGCTGGAGACGCTGGCGCCCGCGGGCAGCGCGGTGCAGTCGCCTCCCGTACCCCCGCTGCCGCAGGCGTCCCGGGTGCCTCAGCCCGCGCCCGCCCCGGACAGGGCGGCCACGCCCGCGCCTCCCGCACCCGCCGTACCGCCGTCACCGGCCACCCCGGTCGTACCGGAGGCCCCTGCGGCACCGGCCGCGCCCGCGCCGCCCGCGCCGCCCGCGCCGGTCTCCACCGGCGATTCCGGTGCAGGTTCCGCTGCCGGTTCCGCAGGCGAAACGGTCCTGCCGGAGCAGCCCCGGGAGCGGACCGGGCGCCGGCTGCCCCAGCGCCGGTCCCGGCGCGACGAGTACGCACCCGCGGTGGAGGCGGCCCCCACCGCCGTCACCCCGCCGGGCACACCGGAACAGGCCGGTGACTGGATGGAGCAGTTCTTCGAGGGCGGCCGGGCCGACCCGCCGTCCGGTTCCGATCCGCACGAGGGCCGGCAGGGCCCTTCCTCCCCCACCACAGAACCCCGGAAGGACTGA
- a CDS encoding DUF742 domain-containing protein: protein MSGPEGDYAAGALRPYVITRGRSRPTRNTVGVETLLVAADPPRELPVSATREERALVRMCERLLSLVEAAAHLELPVSLVKVLASDLVDSGHLSARSGVPQAVLPESQLLQEVLDGLRRLR, encoded by the coding sequence GTGAGTGGCCCGGAGGGCGACTACGCGGCCGGCGCGTTACGGCCGTATGTGATCACCAGGGGGCGTTCCAGGCCCACGCGCAACACGGTCGGCGTCGAGACCCTGCTCGTCGCCGCCGATCCCCCGCGTGAACTGCCGGTCTCGGCCACGCGGGAGGAGCGCGCCCTGGTCCGGATGTGCGAGCGGCTGCTGTCCCTGGTGGAGGCGGCGGCCCATCTGGAACTGCCGGTCAGCCTGGTGAAGGTGCTGGCGTCCGATCTCGTCGACAGCGGCCATCTGTCCGCCCGTTCCGGTGTCCCCCAGGCCGTTCTGCCCGAATCGCAACTGCTCCAGGAGGTACTCGATGGTCTCCGTCGGCTCCGCTGA
- a CDS encoding roadblock/LC7 domain-containing protein has protein sequence MSYVENPEQRGWMIAEVAAVPGVREAIVFSADGLLLASSEGMDRDSADRLSANCSGLQSLARSLGKEFGEDGGAVHQQMVEFNGGFLFMRSANGAHLAVVTGPVVDPKLVARQMQAQVMKIGAGNLSSPPRQEAAR, from the coding sequence ATGAGTTACGTGGAGAACCCCGAGCAGCGCGGCTGGATGATCGCCGAGGTCGCCGCCGTCCCCGGCGTCAGAGAGGCCATCGTGTTCAGCGCCGACGGGCTGCTGCTGGCCAGCTCCGAGGGGATGGACCGGGACTCGGCCGACCGGCTGTCCGCGAACTGTTCCGGGCTCCAGTCCCTCGCCCGCAGCCTGGGCAAGGAGTTCGGCGAGGACGGCGGCGCCGTGCACCAGCAGATGGTGGAGTTCAACGGCGGGTTCCTCTTCATGCGCAGCGCCAACGGCGCGCATCTCGCGGTGGTGACCGGGCCCGTGGTCGACCCGAAGCTGGTCGCCCGGCAGATGCAGGCGCAGGTCATGAAGATCGGCGCCGGGAATCTGAGCAGCCCGCCCCGGCAGGAGGCCGCTCGGTGA
- a CDS encoding VOC family protein, producing MARDLRASQSFYAAVLGWTYRPTALGEDFSVALAGRSPVAGIGALAPSLQAAVAWTPYFAVTDADATAARIRERGATVAVGPLAMSTGRATLAADPDGAVFGFWEGRTIAGWSVGRGAGPARLELRTRDAFGAAIFYGEVLGWGSGERNSCEVRYEDDQVVVRDGTHVVAALRGGAVESAPDPQVRPRWHVHFHVADVNVAAGAAAASGGVVVASPSDSGPGQEATLRDPDGGLFTVTTP from the coding sequence ATGGCCCGGGACCTGCGGGCGTCCCAGTCGTTCTACGCGGCCGTCCTCGGCTGGACCTACCGGCCCACGGCGCTGGGCGAGGACTTCTCCGTCGCGCTGGCGGGCCGCTCGCCGGTCGCGGGCATCGGGGCCCTCGCGCCCAGCCTCCAGGCCGCGGTCGCCTGGACCCCGTACTTCGCCGTCACCGACGCGGACGCGACGGCCGCGCGCATCCGGGAGCGCGGCGCCACCGTCGCCGTGGGGCCGCTCGCCATGAGCACGGGCCGCGCGACGCTCGCCGCCGACCCGGACGGCGCGGTGTTCGGCTTCTGGGAGGGCCGGACGATCGCCGGCTGGTCGGTGGGACGGGGCGCCGGGCCCGCCCGGCTGGAACTGCGCACCAGGGACGCGTTCGGCGCGGCCATCTTCTACGGCGAGGTCCTCGGCTGGGGTTCGGGCGAGAGGAACAGCTGCGAAGTGCGGTACGAGGACGACCAGGTGGTGGTGCGCGACGGTACGCACGTGGTCGCCGCGCTGCGCGGCGGCGCGGTGGAGAGCGCGCCCGACCCGCAGGTCAGGCCGCGCTGGCATGTGCACTTCCACGTTGCGGACGTGAATGTCGCCGCGGGCGCGGCGGCGGCTTCCGGGGGCGTCGTGGTGGCGTCGCCCTCCGACTCGGGCCCGGGCCAGGAGGCCACACTCCGCGACCCGGACGGCGGTCTGTTCACCGTTACCACGCCCTGA